The Streptomyces nitrosporeus genome includes a window with the following:
- a CDS encoding NAD-dependent epimerase/dehydratase family protein: MLGATGQIGRAAVRALAGDGWDVTAASRGGGRDRTWQGDVRTVALDRDEDGALASVIGDGCDVLVDMVAFGGEHAAQLTGLAGRAGSVVVISSAAVYEDDRGRGFDTQEEPDGAPRYPDPVPESQRTVAPGGSTYATRKVLLERELLAAGDSLPVTLLRAGAVHGEYCRTPRELYFVKRVLDGRRRRVLAFGGRSRFHPVHVSNVAELIRLAALHPGARVLNAGDPEAPTVAGIAALIDGVLGVETETVLMDGPPEGGVGETPWTLAHPVVLDMTAAKRELGYRPVTAYADSLPATVEWLASELRDRDWREGFPKMLRNYGPGLFDYPAEDAWLERYDGIRVR; encoded by the coding sequence GTGCTGGGTGCCACCGGGCAGATCGGCCGGGCCGCGGTGCGGGCGCTGGCCGGGGACGGCTGGGACGTGACGGCGGCGTCGCGCGGAGGCGGCCGGGACCGGACATGGCAGGGAGACGTACGGACGGTGGCGCTGGACCGCGACGAGGACGGGGCCCTGGCCTCCGTGATCGGCGACGGCTGCGACGTCCTGGTCGACATGGTGGCGTTCGGCGGTGAGCACGCCGCGCAGCTGACCGGGCTGGCCGGGCGGGCGGGTTCGGTGGTCGTGATCTCCAGCGCCGCGGTGTACGAGGACGACCGGGGGCGGGGTTTCGACACCCAGGAGGAGCCGGACGGCGCGCCGCGCTACCCGGACCCGGTCCCGGAGTCGCAGCGCACGGTGGCGCCGGGCGGGTCGACGTACGCGACGCGGAAGGTGCTGCTGGAGCGGGAGCTGCTCGCGGCCGGTGACAGCCTCCCGGTCACGCTGCTGCGGGCGGGCGCGGTCCACGGGGAGTACTGCCGCACACCGCGTGAGCTGTACTTCGTCAAGCGGGTGCTGGACGGGCGACGGAGGCGGGTGCTGGCGTTCGGCGGGAGGAGCAGGTTCCATCCGGTCCATGTGTCCAACGTCGCCGAGCTGATCCGGCTGGCCGCACTGCATCCGGGGGCCCGGGTGCTCAACGCCGGTGATCCCGAAGCGCCGACGGTCGCAGGGATCGCAGCCCTGATCGACGGGGTGCTGGGGGTGGAGACGGAGACGGTGCTGATGGACGGCCCGCCGGAGGGCGGTGTCGGGGAGACGCCGTGGACACTCGCGCATCCTGTCGTCCTCGACATGACCGCGGCAAAACGTGAGCTGGGTTACCGGCCGGTGACCGCATACGCGGACTCCCTTCCGGCGACGGTGGAGTGGCTCGCCTCGGAGCTCCGTGACCGGGACTGGAGGGAGGGTTTCCCCAAGATGCTGCGGAACTACGGCCCGGGGCTGTTCGACTATCCCGCGGAGGACGCCTGGCTGGAGCGGTACGACGGGATACGCGTCCGCTGA
- a CDS encoding lysophospholipid acyltransferase family protein, with protein sequence MFYHILKHVILGPLLRLAFRPRIEGLEHIPDEGAAIVAGNHLSFSDHFLMPAMLKRRITFLAKAEYFTGPGIKGKLTAAFFHSIGQIPVDRSGRDAGQAAIREGLGVLRKGELLGIYPEGTRSHDGRLYKGKVGVAVMAVKAGVPVVPCAMVGTFEIQPPGKVVPRIRRVTIRFGEPLDFSRYAGMEDQKAAIRAVTDEIMYAILGLSGQEYVDAYAADVKAAQAEQSRKFPRPHS encoded by the coding sequence GTGTTCTATCACATCCTGAAACATGTCATTCTGGGGCCTTTGCTCCGGTTGGCGTTCCGGCCCCGCATCGAGGGGCTCGAACACATTCCGGACGAGGGGGCCGCCATCGTCGCGGGGAACCATCTGTCGTTCTCCGACCACTTCCTGATGCCGGCCATGCTGAAGCGCCGCATCACGTTCCTCGCGAAGGCCGAGTACTTCACCGGGCCCGGCATCAAGGGCAAGCTGACCGCCGCCTTCTTCCACAGCATCGGGCAGATCCCGGTCGACCGGTCGGGGCGGGACGCCGGGCAGGCGGCGATCCGTGAGGGGCTGGGGGTGCTGAGGAAGGGGGAGCTGCTCGGCATCTATCCCGAGGGCACCCGCTCGCACGACGGGCGTCTGTACAAGGGCAAGGTCGGGGTCGCGGTCATGGCGGTCAAGGCGGGGGTGCCGGTGGTTCCGTGCGCCATGGTCGGCACCTTCGAGATCCAGCCTCCGGGGAAGGTCGTCCCCCGGATCAGACGGGTCACGATCCGCTTCGGGGAGCCGCTGGACTTCTCGCGCTATGCCGGCATGGAGGACCAGAAGGCGGCGATCCGCGCGGTCACCGACGAGATCATGTACGCGATCCTCGGCCTGTCCGGCCAGGAGTACGTGGACGCCTACGCGGCCGATGTGAAGGCGGCGCAGGCCGAACAGTCCAGGAAGTTCCCGCGTCCGCACAGCTGA